aaacatttgagagcaaaaattggatgctaacatgtggaaaaatctaacaaaatgatgaattaaacaaaaattaacaaaaatttaacgaaaaatattACAACAGTCAGATAGTGTATAAACTGAATGTTACCatgtaaaaaaatcttaaaaaaatactACTGTTAGCgtttcataaaaattaaatcttaCAAGAATTTCCAATAAAATAAACTCGTCTAATAAGTTATAATAAAATGGTTTTATTTGTCGTGACACCTTATATATATGCCGGGAACCACCGAGTTGAGATATTTTATTCAATTGTGTGTTTCACAACTGTCTATATAAATACATTCATAAATATTCCCTTTTCTCACCGTGTgttcataaacattaaaaaaaaacaggAAGTAGAGATCCCATCTTCTTTTCTTTGGTCTTCCAGTCACTTCATTTCTCTGTTACCGAAAACTTGTCGATAATAATATTTCGCCGACTTTCTCCAATTCAATCTCCAAAGTCAGTTTTCATATTCTTGAATAGCAATACAAAACTTCCAATTTTCGAAGAATTTTCAAATTGTGGATTTCTTCAGGTTCATCGAATTTCGCCTTTTCGATCCGTATTTTCAGGCAGTAATGATTAAAACGTGAGAAACTTTCTCGATTTTTGTagtattgattaatttttcagATTAATTTTGAAAGAATTTTTGATCTTATTTGAGGTGATTTAATTTGCAGTTGGAGAAGAGAGATAGCTGGCTATGGCGGTTGCAACGCCATGTTTACAGTTTCCTCATTctccaacaacaacaaaaaaccTGAACTTAAGCGACGGCGTTTTGTTTTTCCGATCTACTTTTCTTGGAACGACGTCGTGTTCAATGCTATATAGAACACGTTCTTATGAATTGTTATCAAAACATAGGAGAAATCCTTCAACTCGAAGGGTCTACAGTGGAAGCTTCGATAATTCTTTGTCTTTCGAAAACGAAGAATTCTCGAAGAAAATCGAGGAATTAGGGTTTAATTTCCAAATATCATCTCAAACGAATTTCAGTTTGtctgatgaagaagaagaaattaaagaggTTGATATTGAATCATCCTTAATGGAGATTCAAAGTATAGAAATGAAGGCGAAAAGCTTGGATCTACCTTTATCGCTTCGAATGATTAAAAGGAAGAAGAAACAATGGCAGGAAAGCTTCATGGAAGCAAAGGAATCAGCTTATTCTTCTATTAAAATTGCGTTTTCATCCATGGTCTTTATAATCAGAGAACTCCATTGTTACACTCTTCAAATGAGAGAAATCTTGTTTTACGAAGATTTACAAGGAATTTTAGCCAGAGTACAAACTGAAATGCATACTTCATTCGTATGGCTTTTTCAACAAGTTTTCTCTCGTACTCCTACTCTAATGGTTTACATCATGATTCTTCTCGCAAATTTCACTGTACATTCAATGTCCAATTCTTCCGCCATTGCTATGTCTCAACCTCCAATTGCGACAATGGAGGTTAGAGAAGTGCATAGCCATAAGAGCTTTAAAT
The Amaranthus tricolor cultivar Red isolate AtriRed21 chromosome 11, ASM2621246v1, whole genome shotgun sequence DNA segment above includes these coding regions:
- the LOC130826856 gene encoding uncharacterized protein LOC130826856, with product MAVATPCLQFPHSPTTTKNLNLSDGVLFFRSTFLGTTSCSMLYRTRSYELLSKHRRNPSTRRVYSGSFDNSLSFENEEFSKKIEELGFNFQISSQTNFSLSDEEEEIKEVDIESSLMEIQSIEMKAKSLDLPLSLRMIKRKKKQWQESFMEAKESAYSSIKIAFSSMVFIIRELHCYTLQMREILFYEDLQGILARVQTEMHTSFVWLFQQVFSRTPTLMVYIMILLANFTVHSMSNSSAIAMSQPPIATMEVREVHSHKSFKSDTSSNKFTITKSSSSKTTSVGGNNGGSNNIKPVGSGMDGDGWMNKNSGILHRPIVSDGPSLTGEDTRRKEEEEVNVWNSIVEEASRLQSEVRDEALDGETLQRFVSPLTVKIEEDVDYEDYYKTQLLYQNGLNQEPDNVLLLVNYAQFLYLVVHDFDRAEEYFKRAVKVEPKDAEAHNKYANFLWQVRNDLWAAEETFLEAISAEPSNSYYAANYAHFLWNTGGEDTCFPLDSPDNETFDD